A single region of the Chrysoperla carnea chromosome 5, inChrCarn1.1, whole genome shotgun sequence genome encodes:
- the LOC123301298 gene encoding uncharacterized protein LOC123301298, giving the protein MNPQLSINVYGYKVTFLRDLEIFPVRVSSNTAGKKIHLLAVENGNSHHFCWIKNLAKLSRSGVTKHVGKIYLCDRCLNYFATEVKLQQHSVNCGEKEAVRVRMPETDDERFVEFKDFNSKERVEYMVYADFEALLVPQHHEDMEMDHGSYTKNIQKHVPYSVGYYVHCTHDPNQSFYKAYRGADCVKWFVHELEQVAYSLEQKIKHVKPMYPLTVEQELDFMSAEKCHICGKDFVSNSIRVRDHSHRTGIYRGAAHQFCNLHYQDSRVIPVVMHNLSGYDSHFIIEALLTEIDGQVDVLPINKEKYISFTKHVSDIQLRFIDSFRFLADKLENLASYLDNDKKSILHKEVSNDEQFQLLTRKGVFPYEYMSSWGRLQETKLPPKEAFYSVLTDEHITDEDYNHAIQVWNTFNLHTLGDYSDLYMKTDVLLLADIFENFRNTCIHSYSLDPSHYYTLPGYTWSAMLKYTNIKLELFTDIDDLLFIEKGIRGGVSQCSNRYAKANKKYMEEGYDKTQEDVYLMYYDVVNLYGAAMCGYLPTGNFKWVDTPNIEDVADDSPVGYILEVDLEIPQHLHDNFSDLPPCPETTKPPGSKQKYLLICRIT; this is encoded by the exons atgaacCCGCAGCTATCGATTAACGTGTACGGCTACAAAGTTACGTTTCTACGtgatttagaaattttccctgtacgcgttagttcgaacactgcggggaagaaaattcatctattggctgtggagaatgggaacagtcaccacttttgctggataaaaaatttagcaaagttgAGTCGATCGGGTGTAACAAAACACgtaggtaaaatttatttatgtgatcGATGTCTCAACTATTTTGCTACAGAAGTCAAACTCCAACAGCATTCAGTAAATTGTGGTGAAAAAGAAGCGGTGCGGGTACGAATGCCTGAAACTGATGACGAGCGGTTCGTTGAGTTCAAAGATTTCAACAGCAAGGAACGTGTTGAGTATATGGTGTACGCTGACTTTGAGGCACTATTGGTACCACAACATCATGAAGACATGGAAATGGATCATGggtcttatacaaaaaatattcaaaaacatgtacCCTACAGTGTAGGTTACTATGTTCATTGTACCCATGATCCCAACCAATCGTTTTATAAGGCATACCGTGGTGCTGATTGTGTCAAGTGGTTTGTTCATGAACTGGAACAAGTAGCGTACTCAttagagcaaaaaataaaacacgttaaACCAATGTATCCGCTCACCGTCGAACAAGAACTGGATTTTATGTCAGCAGAGAAGTGTCACATTTGTGGTAAAGATTTCGTATCCAATTCCATACGTGTTCGCGACCATTCACATCGCACAG gtATCTACCGTGGAGCAGCACACCAATTTTGTAATCTGCATTATCAAGATTCAAGGGTGATACCTGTTGTGATGCACAACTTAAGTGGATACGAttcgcattttattattgaagctctgctgacggaaatcgacggtcaagttgatgtgttgcccatcaacaaagaaaagtacATCAGTTTCACAAAGCACGTCTCGGACATTCAATTAAGATTCATTGATTCCTTCCGATTTCTCGCAGACAAGTTGGAAAATCTGGCCTCATatttagataatgataaaaaatccattttacataaagag gtcagtaatgatgaacaatttcaattgctaACGAGAAAAGGTGTATTTCCATATGAATACATGAGTAGCTGGGGACGTCTCCAAGAGACAAAATTACCACCAAAGGAGGCGTTCTACAGTGTGTTAACAGATGAACACATAACGGATGAGGATTATAACCATGCGATACAGGTATGGAACACATTCAATTTACATACACTAGGTGATTATTCAGACCTGTATATGAAAACTGATGTGTTACTACTtgcggatatttttgaaaatttccgtaacACTTGTATTCATAGCTATAGTCTCGATCCTAGTCACTATTACACACTTCCTGGCTATACGTGGAGCGCCATGTTGAAATACACCAATATCAAATTGGAATTGTTCACGGATATTGATGACTTGTTGTTTATCGAGAAAGGAATCAGAGGCGGTGTAAGTCAATGTTCTAATCGCTATGCTAAGGCAAACAAGAAGTACATGGAAGAGGGGTATGATAAAACTCAAGAAGATGTCTACCTTATGTATTACGATGTGGTGAACCTATATGGTGCAGCAATGTGTGGATACCTACCAACAGGAAATTTTAAGTGGGTCGACACACCAAACATCGAGGATGTTGCAGATGATTCACCAGTCGGGTACATTTTAGAAGTAGACCTTGAAATACCCCAACATCTACATGATAACTTTAGCGATTTACCGCCATGTCCGGAGACAACGAAACCACctggatcaaaacaaaaatatcttct aatttgtcggattacgtag